A region from the Haliaeetus albicilla chromosome 16, bHalAlb1.1, whole genome shotgun sequence genome encodes:
- the LOC104310860 gene encoding olfactory receptor 4S2 has protein sequence MMSMENKNNVTEFILHGLTQDKTVAKVCFSLFLVFYAAIILGNLFILITIKTSEQLNSPMYFFLSYLSVVDISYSTVTAPKLIYDLLVEKKTISFVGCIAQVFAGHFFGCTEIFLLTVMAYDRCVAICKPLHYRSTVNKHVCGWLVAASWVGGFVHSVVQTLLTIQLPFCGPNEIDHYFCDVHPLLKLACTDTYIIGVSVAANSGVISLSCFVVLVVSYAVILVSLRTRSSEGRLKALYTSTSHITVVVLFFGPCIFIYMRPSTTFSADKMVSVFYTIVTPMLNPLIYTLRNEEVKNAMKKLWSRKVKRSEK, from the coding sequence ATGATGTCTATGGAGAACAAAAACAATGTGACGGAGTTCATCCTCCATGGACTGACACAAGATAAGACAGTAGCGAAAGTGTGCTTCTCATTATTCTTAGTCTTCTATGCTGCTATAATTCTTGGAAACCTGTTTATCCTCATTACTATAAAGACAAGTGAACAGCTGAACTCtcccatgtacttcttcctgaGCTACTTGTCTGTTGTAGACATCAGTTACTCTACTGTCACAGCTCCCAAACTCATTTATGACCTTCTTGTTGAGAAGAAGACCATCTCTTTTGTGGGCTGCATAGCTCAAGTATTTGCAGGCCATTTCTTTGGGTGCACTGAGatcttccttctcacagtgATGGCCTATGATCGTTGCGTTGCTATATGCAAGCCGCTTCATTACAGGAGTACTGTTAACAAGCATGTCTGTGGCTGGCTGGTGGCAGCTTCTTGGGTGGGAGGCTTTGTACACTCGGTGGTGCAGACTCTGTTGACAATTCAGCTGCCGTTTTGTGGGCCCAATGAGATCGACCACTATTTCTGTGATGTTCACCCTTTACTGAAGCTGGCCTGCACTGACACCTACATCATTGGTGTCAGTGTGGCTGCCAATAGTGGTGTGATTTCCCTGAgctgttttgttgttcttgttgtGTCCTATGCTGTTATCTTGGTTTCTTTGAGGACACGCTCTTCTGAAGGGCGTCTCAAAGCACTCTATACATCTACTTCCCACATCACTGTTGTAGTTCTGTTCTTTGGGCCATGCATTTTCATCTATATGCGCCCTTCCACCACCTTCTCAGCAGACAAGATGGTCTCTGTGTTCTACACTATTGTCACGCCTATGCTTAATCCCTTGATCTACACCCTCCGAAATGAAGAGGTGAAAAATGCCATGAAAAAGTTGTGGAGCAGAAAAGTGAAGAGGAGTGAGAAATGA
- the LOC104310602 gene encoding olfactory receptor 4Q3, which produces MALGNFSQVTEFILLGLSDTRELQILFFTFFLLAYAMVLLGNLLVIVTVRTDPKLSSPMYLLLCNLSFIDICCTSVTSPRMLVDLLSQRKAIAFEDCIAQLFFLHFVGASEMFLLTVMAYDRYTAICKPLRYTAIMSQQVCWVLVSACWAGGFIHSTVQTLLIVQLPFCGPNTIDNYFCDVPPVIQLACTDIYVTEWLMASNSGLISLVCFLVLVTSYMFILVTIRVHFTEGHWKVLSTCASHMMVVILFFVPCIFIYLRPFSTFPSDKHISVIYTVFSPVMNPLIYTLRNSEVKASMWKLWKRCRVF; this is translated from the coding sequence ATGGCACTGGGAAACTTCTCCCAGGTGACCGAATTCATCCTCCTGGGGCTTTCTGATACAAGGGAGCTGCAAATCCTCTTCTTTACCTTCTTCTTGCTGGCCTATGCCATGGTTCTGCTGGGAAACCTTCTCGTCATTGTGACAGTCAGGACTGACCCCAAGCTGTCCTCACCCATGTACCTTCTCCTCTGCAATTTGTCCTTCATAGATATCTGCTGCACCTCTGTCACCTCTCCCAGGATGCTGGTGGACCTGCTCTCCCAGAGGAAGGCCATCGCGTTTGAAGACTGTATAGCCCAGCTGTTTTTTCTGCACTTCGTTGGGGCATCAGAGATGTTCCTCCTGACCGTGATGGCATACGACCGCTACACTGCCATCTGCAAGCCCCTGCGTTACACGGCCATCATGAGCCAGCAAGTgtgctgggtgctggtgtcTGCCTGCTGGGCAGGGGGCTTCATCCATTCCACTGTCCAGACGCTGCTCATAGTCCAGCTCCCCTTCTGTGGCCCTAACACGATCGACAACTACTTCTGTGACGTGCCTCCTGTCATCCAGCTTGCCTGCACAGACATCTATGTCACTGAGTGGCTCATGGCTTCCAACAGCGGTTTAATATCCCTGGTTTGCTTCCTGGTGCTGGTCACATCTTACATGTTCATCCTGGTCACAATTAGGGTCCACTTCACTGAGGGGCACTGGAAGGTCCTCTCCACCTGCGCCTCCCATATGATGGTCGTCATCCTCTTCTTTGTACCCTGCATCTTCATCTACCTCCGTCCCTTTTCTACCTTCCCCTCCGACAAGCACATCTCTGTGATCTATACTGTCTTCTCCCCAGTGATGAACCCCCTCATCTATACCCTGAGGAACAGCGAGGTGAAGGCATCCATGTGGAAATTGTGGAAGCGCTGCAGAGTCTTCTGA